A region from the Enoplosus armatus isolate fEnoArm2 chromosome 24, fEnoArm2.hap1, whole genome shotgun sequence genome encodes:
- the cab39l gene encoding calcium-binding protein 39-like, protein MPLFGKSHKSPADIVRTLKENLAILVKQDKKTDKASEEVSKCLVSMKEILYGSNDKEPHTETVAQLAQELYNSGLLMSLVENLQVIDFEGKKDVCQIFNNILRRQIGTRSPTVEYFCSHQEVLFVLLKGYETPQVALNCGIMLRECIRHEPLAKIVLHSDHFNSFFNYVEMSTFDIASDAFATFKDLLTRHKVLVAEYLEQNYDAVFADYEKLLHSENYVTKRQSLKLLGELLLDRHNFTVMTRYISKPENLKLMMNLLRDKSPNIQFEAFHVFKVFVANPNKTQPIVDILLKNQTKLIDFLSNFQKERTDDEQFNDEKTYLIKQIRDLKKPAS, encoded by the exons ATGCCGCTGTTTGGTAAATCCCACAAGAGTCCGGCTGACATCGTCAGGACCCTGAAGGAAAACCTGGCCATCCTGGTCAAACAGGACAAGAAGACAGACAAG GCGTCTGAGGAGGTGTCAAAGTGTTTGGTGTCCATGAAGGAGATTCTGTACGGCAGCAACGACAAGGAGCCTCACACCGAGACTGTGGCCCAGCTGGCCCAGGAGCTGTACAACAGTGGCCTGCTGATGTCGCTGGTAGAAAACCTGCAAGTCATAGACTTTGAG gggaAGAAGGATGTGTGTCAGATCTTCAACAACATCCTGAGGAGGCAGATTGGGACGAGGAGCCCCACTGTCGAATATTTCTGTTCCCACCAAGAGGTCCTCTTTGTACTGCTGAAAGG GTACGAGACGCCCCAGGTAGCGTTGAATTGTGGGATCATGCTGAGGGAGTGTATCCGCCACGAGCCACTCGCCAAGATAGTTCTTCATTCGGATCATTTCAACAGCTTCTTCAACTACGTGGAGATGTCCACCTTCGACATCGCCTCCGACGCCTTTGCCACCTTCAAG GATCTCCTGACAAGACACAAAGTGCTCGTGGCTGAATACCTCGAACAGAACTACGATGCT GTGTTTGCCGATTATGAGAAGCTGCTGCACTCTGAGAACTACGTCACCAAGAGGCAGTCTCTAAAG CTTCTGGGCGAGCTATTATTGGACAGACATAACTTCACAGTGATGACGCGCTACATCAGCAAGCCTGAGAATCTCAAGCTGATGATGAATCTGCTAAGAGACAAGAGTCCCAACATCCAGTTCGAGGCCTTCCATGTCTTCAAG GTTTTCGTAGCAAACCCCAACAAGACGCAGCCCATCGTCGACATCCTGCTCAAGAACCAGACCAAACTAATCGACTTCTTGAGCAACTTCCAGAAGGAACGCACAGATGACGAGCAGTTCAACGACGAGAAGACCTACCTAATCAAACAGATCCGGGATCTGAAGAAGCCGGCCTCCTAG
- the cdadc1 gene encoding cytidine and dCMP deaminase domain-containing protein 1 produces the protein MEVSEIRDRADPGQSWPDRGTKDSSTRIDSRVQGHGSRLSKVNLFTLLSLWMELFPQEQPEEEDHSQIRGMGLVVVRDRKVVGLHCSGPELHAGQAAIIQHGACLANCQLYFSRRPCATCLKMIINAGVSQISFWPGDPEVSMLRSPSTNHSNSHSHSPPDSISEEAALDAVAAEKLKSNSRPHICVLLQPLTPGLAQFVDETSRECDFMERMTDDEPGLNAEELFNREQTRHRKDFSRQFLVETSRQHQEILTQMGLENFCVEPYFSNLRHNMMELVDVLAAVAAGLPQQHYGFYREQRSAPEPSLAKFSLPPCHEGLPQEVARHCMIQARLLAYRTEDPKVGVGAVIWAKGQSAGSDGTGCLYLVGCGYNAYPAGSHYAEYPQMDNKQEDRQRRKYRYIIHAEQNALTFRTRGIKPEEATMLFVTKCPCDECVPLIRGAGITHIYTTDQDRDKDKVDISYLRFSRLKTISKFIWQRSPAVCSASSPHLGNGYVGKHSRQAEQESHNNKKLRTNRSLDSPSVN, from the exons ATGGAAGTAAGCGAGATAAGGGACCGTGCCGATCCGGGCCAGTCCTGGCCGGATCGAGGTACGAAAGACAGCAGCACCAGGATTGACAGCAGAGTACAAG GTCATGGCTCCAGGTTATCAAAGGTAAACCTGTTTACCTTGTTGAGTTTGTGGATGGAGCTGTTCCCACAAGAGCAACCAGAAGAGGAGGACCATAGTCAG ATCCGTGGGATGGGTCTGGTGGTGGTGCGGGACCGTAAGGTGGTGGGACTCCACTGTTCAGGGCCTGAGCTCCACGCAGGACAGGCAGCCATTATCCAACATGGCGCCTGCCTAGCTAACTGTCAGTTGTACTTCTCTAGGAGACCCTGCGCTACCTGCCTCAAGATGATCATCAACg CTGGAGTCAGTCAGATCTCCTTCTGGCCCGGAGACCCCGAGGTCAGCATGCTGAGGTCCCCCTCTACAAACCATTCAAACTCCCACTCCCACAGTCCACCTGACAGCATCTCGGAGGAGGCCGCACTGGACGCTGTGGCAGCAGAGAAGCTGAAGTCCAACAGCCGTCCTCAcatctgtgtgctgctgcagccactgACCCCAGGCCTGGCACAGTTTGTTGATGAGACGTCCAGAGAGTGTGATTTCATGGAGAGAATGACTGATGATGAACCAGGGCTAAACGCAGAGGAACTCTTCAACAG AGAGCAGACGAGACACCGGAAGGATTTCTCCAGACAGTTCCTCGTCGAGACGTCTCGGCAGCACCAGGAGATTTTGACCCAAATGGGTCTGGAGAACTTCTGTGTGGAGCCGTACTTCTCCAACCTGAGACACAACATGATGGAGCTGGTGGATGTTCTAGCTGCAGTGGCTGCTGGGTTGCCACAGCAACACTACGGCTTCTACAG GGAACAGCGTTCAGCCCCTGAGCCATCACTAGCCAAGTTCTCACTGCCTCCCTGTCACGAGGGATTACCCCAAGAAGTGGCTCGCCATTGCATGATCCAAGCCAGGCTGCTGGCTTATAGAACAG AGGATCCTAAAGTGGGCGTGGGTGCCGTTATCTGGGCCAAAGGACAGTCG GCTGGCAGTGACGGAACGGGATGTCTGTACCTGGTGGGTTGCGGGTACAACGCTTACCCAGCAGGCTCACATTACGCCGAGTACCCCCAGATGGACAACAAACAGGAGGACCGCCAGAGACGCAAATACAGATACATCATCCACGCAGAGCAGAACGCCCTCACCTTCAG GACTCGAGGCATCAAACCAGAGGAGGCCACCATGCTGTTTGTAACTAAATGTCCGTGTGATGAGTGTGTCCCTCTGATCAGAGGAGCCGGCATCACACACATCTACACCACCGACCAGGACAGGGACAAGGACAAGGTGGACATTTCCTACCTGAGGTTCAGCCGCCTGAAGACCATCAGCAAGTTCATA TGGCAGAGGAGCCCTGCAGTTTGCTCGGCGTCGTCGCCTCACCTTGGCA ATGGTTATGTTGGGAAGCACAGCAGGCAGGCTGAGCAGGAGAGCCACAACAACAAGAAGCTGCGCACCAACAGATCCCTTGACTCACCTTCTGTTAACTGA
- the rcbtb1 gene encoding RCC1 and BTB domain-containing protein 1 isoform X1, protein MERCFSVSRDDSAPCPPPPTSPPPPHVLPSPRHPPPIPPSSPPSALTPPPRQGRLSFAGAMVDVSKWPLFSLLSTEELATVRQACVFGISANEAIYITHGNEVFAFGLNSSSCLGTGDSLSTIVPKKLDFLRGKKAVSLSYGSGPHVLLATEDGNLFAWGHNGYSQLGNGTTNQGLSPLLVTANLQNKKVREVACGSHHSMALTLDGEVFGWGYNNCGQIGSGSTANQPYPRKVTGCLQGKTAVGITCGQTSSMALVDNGEVYGWGYNGNGQLGIGNNGNQLTPCRLVALQGLCIQQIVSGYSHCLALTDEGLLYAWGANTYGQLGTGNKSNHLSPVQIMADKERIVEVAACHSTHTSAAKTQSGQVYMWGQCRGQSLVMPYLTHFTNTDDVFACFATPSVMWRLMSMEHDDFLTVAEALRKEFDSPETADLKFSVDGKCIHVHKAVLKIRCEHFRSMFRSQWSEDQQEVIEIGQFSYPVYRSFLQFLYTDTVDLPPEDAIGLLDLATSYCENRLKRLCQQIIKRGITVDNAFTLLSAAIRYDAEDLEVFCFRFCVNHLTQVTQTGAFWQVDGAMLKEFISRASRCGAFKN, encoded by the exons ATGGAGCGATGCTTTAG TGTCAGCAGGGATGATTCTGCTCCTTGCCCCCCACCTCCAAcatcgcctcctcctcctcacgtcCTCCCTTCTCCTCGTCATCCCCCTCCtattcctccctcctctcccccatcAGCCCTGACTCCTCCTCCCCGACAAGGAAGGCTGAGTTTTGCGGGAGCCATGGTGGACGTCAGTAAGTGGCCCCTGTTCTCTCTGCTGAGCACTGAGGAACTAGCCACAGTTCGACAGGCCTGTGTCTTTGGAATCTCTGCTAATGAAGCCATCTACATCACACATGGCAATGag GTATTTGCGTTTGGGCTGAACAGCAGTAGCTGCCTTGGTACAGGAGACAGTCTGAGCACCATTGTGCCAAAGAAACTGGACTTCCTGCGGGGGAAGAAGGCAGTCAGCCTGAGCTATGGCAGTGGGCCCCACGTCTTATTGGCCACTGAGG ATGGAAATCTGTTTGCTTGGGGGCACAATGGCTACAGTCAGCTTGGGAATGGGACTACCAACCAGGGGCTGTCTCCGTTGCTGGTCACCGCTAACCTACAGAacaagaaagtgagagaagtgGCATGTGGCTCGCACCACTCCATGGCCCTCACTCTGGATGGAGAG GTCTTTGGATGGGGTTATAATAACTGTGGCCAGATCGGCTCAGGCTCTACAGCCAACCAGCCCTACCCCAGGAAAGTCACCGGCTGCCTGCAGGGCAAGACTGCGGTTGGCATCACATGTGGACAGACCTCGTCCATGGCTCTGGTTGACAACGGAGAG GTTTATGGCTGGGGCTACAATGGTAATGGTCAGCTGGGCATTGGTAACAATGGAAACCAGCTGACGCCTTGCCGCCTCGTTGCACTCCAAGGGTTGTGTATTCAACAG ATTGTATCAGGCTACAGCCACTGCCTTGCGCTAACAGATGAGGGACTGCTGTATGCCTGGGGAGCAAACACCTATGGTCAACTGGGAACTGGCAACAAGAGCAACCACCTCAGCCCTGTACAAATCATGGCTGACAAAGAGAG GATTGTAGAGGTCGCAGCATGCCATTCCACACATACTTCAGCAGCCAAGACCCAAAGCGGGCAG GTGTATATGTGGGGTCAGTGTCGGGGTCAATCCCTCGTCATGCCGTACCTAACGCACTTCACCAACACTGACGACGTCTTTGCCTGCTTCGCCACACCCTCCGTCATGTGGAGGCTCATGTCgatgg AGCATGATGACTTCCTGACTGTTGCGGAGGCTCTGAGGAAAGAGTTTGACAGTCCAGAAACAGCTGACCTGAAATTCAGCGTTGACGGCAAATGCATTCATGTTCACAAAGCGGTGCTGAAGATCAg GTGTGAGCATTTCCGGTCCATGTTTCGCTCCCAGTGGTCAGAGGATCAGCAGGAGGTGATAGAGATCGGACAGTTCTCTTACCCCGTCTACAGATCCTTCCTGCAGTTTCTCTACACCGACACTGTTGACCTTCCACCTGAGGACGCCATCG GCCTGTTGGACCTGGCCACCTCTTACTGTGAAAACCGCCTGAAACGTCTGTGTCAGCAGATCATCAAGAGAGGAATCACTGTTGACAACGCCTTCACCCTGCTGTCTGCCGCCATACGATATGATGCAGAG GACCTggaagtgttttgtttcaggTTTTGTGTAAACCATCTGACTCAGGTGACTCAGACTGGAGCCTTCTGGCAGGTGGACGGCGCGATGCTCAAGGAGTTTATCAGCAGAGCTAGCCGCTGCGGAGCCTTCAAAAACTGA
- the rcbtb1 gene encoding RCC1 and BTB domain-containing protein 1 isoform X2: MVDVSKWPLFSLLSTEELATVRQACVFGISANEAIYITHGNEVFAFGLNSSSCLGTGDSLSTIVPKKLDFLRGKKAVSLSYGSGPHVLLATEDGNLFAWGHNGYSQLGNGTTNQGLSPLLVTANLQNKKVREVACGSHHSMALTLDGEVFGWGYNNCGQIGSGSTANQPYPRKVTGCLQGKTAVGITCGQTSSMALVDNGEVYGWGYNGNGQLGIGNNGNQLTPCRLVALQGLCIQQVRQHVATLSRHTLVPMHHSLMTQVFRVFQIVSGYSHCLALTDEGLLYAWGANTYGQLGTGNKSNHLSPVQIMADKERIVEVAACHSTHTSAAKTQSGQVYMWGQCRGQSLVMPYLTHFTNTDDVFACFATPSVMWRLMSMEHDDFLTVAEALRKEFDSPETADLKFSVDGKCIHVHKAVLKIRCEHFRSMFRSQWSEDQQEVIEIGQFSYPVYRSFLQFLYTDTVDLPPEDAIGLLDLATSYCENRLKRLCQQIIKRGITVDNAFTLLSAAIRYDAEDLEVFCFRFCVNHLTQVTQTGAFWQVDGAMLKEFISRASRCGAFKN, translated from the exons ATGGTGGACGTCAGTAAGTGGCCCCTGTTCTCTCTGCTGAGCACTGAGGAACTAGCCACAGTTCGACAGGCCTGTGTCTTTGGAATCTCTGCTAATGAAGCCATCTACATCACACATGGCAATGag GTATTTGCGTTTGGGCTGAACAGCAGTAGCTGCCTTGGTACAGGAGACAGTCTGAGCACCATTGTGCCAAAGAAACTGGACTTCCTGCGGGGGAAGAAGGCAGTCAGCCTGAGCTATGGCAGTGGGCCCCACGTCTTATTGGCCACTGAGG ATGGAAATCTGTTTGCTTGGGGGCACAATGGCTACAGTCAGCTTGGGAATGGGACTACCAACCAGGGGCTGTCTCCGTTGCTGGTCACCGCTAACCTACAGAacaagaaagtgagagaagtgGCATGTGGCTCGCACCACTCCATGGCCCTCACTCTGGATGGAGAG GTCTTTGGATGGGGTTATAATAACTGTGGCCAGATCGGCTCAGGCTCTACAGCCAACCAGCCCTACCCCAGGAAAGTCACCGGCTGCCTGCAGGGCAAGACTGCGGTTGGCATCACATGTGGACAGACCTCGTCCATGGCTCTGGTTGACAACGGAGAG GTTTATGGCTGGGGCTACAATGGTAATGGTCAGCTGGGCATTGGTAACAATGGAAACCAGCTGACGCCTTGCCGCCTCGTTGCACTCCAAGGGTTGTGTATTCAACAGGTAAGACAACA CGTTGCGACGTTGAGCCGTCACACACTTGTTCCGATGCATCACTCGCTCATGACTCAAGTGTTCCGTGTTTTCCAGATTGTATCAGGCTACAGCCACTGCCTTGCGCTAACAGATGAGGGACTGCTGTATGCCTGGGGAGCAAACACCTATGGTCAACTGGGAACTGGCAACAAGAGCAACCACCTCAGCCCTGTACAAATCATGGCTGACAAAGAGAG GATTGTAGAGGTCGCAGCATGCCATTCCACACATACTTCAGCAGCCAAGACCCAAAGCGGGCAG GTGTATATGTGGGGTCAGTGTCGGGGTCAATCCCTCGTCATGCCGTACCTAACGCACTTCACCAACACTGACGACGTCTTTGCCTGCTTCGCCACACCCTCCGTCATGTGGAGGCTCATGTCgatgg AGCATGATGACTTCCTGACTGTTGCGGAGGCTCTGAGGAAAGAGTTTGACAGTCCAGAAACAGCTGACCTGAAATTCAGCGTTGACGGCAAATGCATTCATGTTCACAAAGCGGTGCTGAAGATCAg GTGTGAGCATTTCCGGTCCATGTTTCGCTCCCAGTGGTCAGAGGATCAGCAGGAGGTGATAGAGATCGGACAGTTCTCTTACCCCGTCTACAGATCCTTCCTGCAGTTTCTCTACACCGACACTGTTGACCTTCCACCTGAGGACGCCATCG GCCTGTTGGACCTGGCCACCTCTTACTGTGAAAACCGCCTGAAACGTCTGTGTCAGCAGATCATCAAGAGAGGAATCACTGTTGACAACGCCTTCACCCTGCTGTCTGCCGCCATACGATATGATGCAGAG GACCTggaagtgttttgtttcaggTTTTGTGTAAACCATCTGACTCAGGTGACTCAGACTGGAGCCTTCTGGCAGGTGGACGGCGCGATGCTCAAGGAGTTTATCAGCAGAGCTAGCCGCTGCGGAGCCTTCAAAAACTGA